One region of Vigna angularis cultivar LongXiaoDou No.4 chromosome 10, ASM1680809v1, whole genome shotgun sequence genomic DNA includes:
- the LOC108321302 gene encoding protein MID1-COMPLEMENTING ACTIVITY 1, whose protein sequence is MASWDQMGELANVAQLTGVDAVKLIGMIVRAASTARMHKKNCRQFAQHLKLIGNLLEQLKISELKRYPETREPLEQLEDALRRSYILVNSCQDRSYLYLLAMGWNIVYQFRKAQNEIDRYLRLVPLITLVDNARVRERLEVIEMDQREYTLDDDDQKAQTVIFKPEPDIDDTAVLKKTLSCSYPNCSFTEALKKENEKLKLELQRSQANLDMNQCQVIQRLLDVTEVAAYSVPEKCSPEKNHKKEEYNYSKDHSDNEHSSDEKHHAKVDKHSQSRYSVAQKDLVSAGRSYQDEDWHTDLLACCSEPSLCMKTFFYPCGTFSKIASVARNRPISSAEACNDLMAYSLILSCCCYTCCVRRKLRKMLNITGGFIDDFLSHLMCCCCALVQEWREVEIRGIIGPEKTKTSPPPSQYMES, encoded by the exons ATGGCGTCATGGGATCAAATGGGGGAACTTGCGAATGTGGCACAGTTGACTGGCGTAGATGCTGTGAAGCTGATTGGGATGATTGTGAGAGCTGCAAGCACTGCTCGTATGCATAAGAAGAACTGCAGGCAGTTTGCACAACATCTGAAGTTGATTGGGAATTTGCTGGAGCAGCTCAAGATCTCGGAGCTGAAGAGGTACCCAGAAACTAGGGAGCCTCTGGAGCAGTTGGAAGATGCCCTCAGAAGATCTTATATATTGGTCAATAGTTGTCAGGACCGTAGCTACCTCTATTTGCTGGCTATGGGCTGGAACATTGTTTATCAGTTCAGGAAGGCTCAGAATGAAATTGATAGATACCTGCGTCTTGTTCCTCTCATTACTCTTGTGGACAATGCTAGAGTCAGG GAGAGACTTGAAGTTATTGAGATGGATCAACGTGAATACACATTGGATGATGATGACCAAAAGGCACAAACAGTTATTTTTAAACCAGAGCCTGACATCGATGACACTGCTGTGTTGAAAAAAACACTATCCTGTTCTTATCCCAACTGTTCTTTCACTGAAGcgcttaaaaaagaaaatgaaaagcttAAATTAGAGCTACAGCGGTCGCAAGCAAATTTGGATATGAATCAGTGTCAAGTTATTCAACGTTTACTAGATGTCACAGAAGTCGCAGCTTATTCTGTTCCAGAGAAGTGTTCACCAGAGAAAAATCACAAGAAAGAGGAATACAATTATTCTAAAGACCACAGTGACAACGAGCATTCATCTGATGAAAAACACCATGCAAAAGTTGATAAGCATTCACAATCAAG ATATTCAGTTGCGCAAAAGGATCTAGTATCAGCTGGGCGTTCATATCAGGATGAAGATTGGCACACTGATTTACTTGCTTGTTGTTCTGAGCCTTCACTCT GTATGAAGACATTCTTCTATCCTTGTGGAACATTTTCAAAGATTGCTTCTGTTGCAAGAAACAGGCCCATAT cCTCTGCAGAAGCGTGTAATGACTTGATGGcatattcattaattttgtcTTGTTGTTGCTATACTTGCTGCGTAAGGAGGAAGCTTCGGAAGATGTTGAACATCACA GGGGGCTTTATCGATGATTTCCTCTCTCATTTGATGTGTTGCTGCTGTGCCCTTGTTCAAGAATGGAGAGAAGTGGAGATCCGTGGGATCATTG GTCCTGAGAAGACCAAAACAAGCCCTCCACCATCTCAGTACATGGAATCTTAA